From the genome of Verrucomicrobiia bacterium, one region includes:
- a CDS encoding LamG domain-containing protein — protein sequence MTKSPRRNLAVALMTAAAGLIPAARAAVTDDLVVHLPFDNAFSDATGRGNNGTPVVQPEIGGDLPGFVAEAAIGSHAVRLLEGQHVTLGAPEDLQFGADVNFSVAFWVRGEPGAWTSDPSFISNKSWASGGNAGWIIAAQGNGGWKWNWKASDTGRLDTPNLAVIADGAWHHIVVAHDRAGDATFYLDGIPLSTIPIVDTGDIDSFLEYNLGNDGTGRYGFDNDLGARFKDIQMDDVGVWRRALSTADVAEIYGAGLQGFNLADTASAGAFFKNLSPSPGTASAPALPVIRGEIQAGGSAVDVGSVRMLLNGDVVSAEVSQSGATTSVRYAVPGILPAGSVQAVRIEAKDAAGADVIQEWSFTVASYAAVPADLARPLETRGEPGFLYRTVWASFASPNLETTIARAEAQLAGTLIDPNTGEPFMNDAAVGPVNGYFQVPVINFQESGNNAGNFPDDAPFPGLEAGDINSFSTEALTWLELAPGFYRLGVNSDDGFSLRTGAPPQDVLDGLVLGSFDGGRGSADTLLDLVVTAGGLYPFRLIHFEGGGGADCEFFSVDPETGVKILVNDPVDARALKAFQTSTGAPSLPFTRSVSPAPGATGIREDDPITLTLVDGAAQIIGGSIQLQVAGNAVTPTVTRSGEITTVAYTPSPLLPSDSQVSATVTYGDGTTTKTQTWTFTTRPPTQPPAITGHWDFAEGTLAPTVGYALEYPSPAAQAATQFGTASSFGIPGIGGQDVPVLRFTGAAAQNIYFTMRHNAAPNGEGRLVNLWTLILDLHFPENGAGSWFSFCQIDNLDNTNDGELFANFADRLGSGAPNDGGIGIGGQYTNTEDFETYIQRGQWHRVAFAVDMTNDNDFFEAVLSKFIDGKKFQDQLRGTANLDQRHALRDRLLLFADEDGESQLVYVHSVQIRNYKMTDAEIAALGVPEAAGIPINTTVINPPIPTNLEATAAVANGQFTLTWTGGTGPFEVQRKASLTDATWTTVATTTERTFTAPTEADAALYQVVQ from the coding sequence ATGACAAAATCCCCACGCAGAAATCTGGCGGTGGCGCTGATGACGGCTGCCGCCGGCTTGATTCCAGCGGCCCGCGCCGCGGTCACGGACGACCTGGTCGTCCATCTTCCCTTCGACAACGCATTCTCCGATGCCACCGGTCGCGGGAATAACGGCACGCCGGTGGTGCAGCCGGAAATCGGCGGCGATCTGCCCGGTTTCGTCGCCGAGGCGGCGATCGGGTCCCACGCCGTGCGCCTCCTCGAAGGCCAGCATGTGACCCTCGGGGCGCCGGAGGACCTCCAGTTTGGCGCGGACGTGAACTTCTCCGTGGCGTTCTGGGTCAGGGGCGAGCCGGGAGCCTGGACGAGTGACCCCTCGTTCATCTCCAATAAGAGCTGGGCCTCGGGCGGCAATGCCGGATGGATCATCGCCGCCCAGGGTAATGGCGGCTGGAAGTGGAACTGGAAGGCCAGCGATACAGGCCGACTCGACACCCCCAACCTCGCCGTGATCGCCGACGGGGCGTGGCACCATATCGTTGTCGCCCATGACCGCGCGGGGGATGCGACGTTCTATCTCGACGGCATCCCGTTGAGCACGATTCCGATCGTGGATACCGGGGACATTGACAGCTTTCTGGAGTACAACCTGGGCAACGACGGCACCGGCCGGTACGGCTTCGACAATGATCTGGGTGCCCGGTTCAAGGACATCCAGATGGACGACGTCGGCGTCTGGCGCCGCGCGCTGAGCACCGCCGATGTGGCGGAAATCTATGGTGCCGGCCTGCAGGGCTTCAATCTCGCCGACACGGCCTCCGCCGGCGCGTTTTTCAAGAATCTCTCGCCCAGTCCGGGAACGGCCAGTGCTCCGGCGCTCCCCGTGATCCGTGGAGAAATCCAGGCCGGCGGTTCCGCTGTTGACGTGGGCAGCGTCCGGATGCTGCTCAACGGCGACGTGGTATCGGCCGAGGTGAGCCAGTCGGGGGCCACCACCAGCGTGCGCTACGCGGTTCCCGGCATTCTGCCGGCGGGATCCGTGCAGGCGGTGCGCATCGAGGCAAAGGATGCGGCAGGCGCCGACGTCATCCAGGAGTGGAGTTTCACGGTGGCCAGCTACGCCGCCGTTCCCGCCGATCTCGCGCGGCCGCTCGAAACCCGGGGTGAGCCTGGGTTCCTCTATCGGACCGTCTGGGCCTCCTTCGCCTCGCCCAACCTCGAAACCACGATTGCGCGTGCCGAGGCGCAGCTTGCGGGAACCCTGATTGATCCCAACACGGGCGAGCCATTCATGAACGACGCGGCGGTTGGCCCCGTTAACGGGTACTTTCAGGTGCCGGTGATCAACTTTCAGGAGTCCGGAAACAACGCCGGCAACTTCCCCGATGACGCGCCATTCCCCGGACTGGAGGCGGGAGACATCAATTCCTTCTCCACCGAGGCGCTGACCTGGCTGGAGCTGGCTCCGGGCTTTTACCGGCTGGGGGTCAACTCGGACGACGGCTTCTCACTGCGCACGGGTGCCCCGCCGCAGGACGTGTTGGACGGCCTCGTCCTGGGCAGCTTCGACGGGGGTCGCGGCTCGGCCGACACCCTGCTGGACCTCGTGGTGACGGCTGGTGGCCTGTATCCCTTCCGCCTGATTCATTTCGAAGGCGGCGGCGGTGCCGATTGCGAGTTCTTCTCCGTGGATCCCGAGACCGGGGTCAAGATCCTGGTGAATGATCCGGTGGACGCCAGGGCTCTCAAGGCCTTCCAGACCTCGACTGGCGCACCGAGCCTGCCGTTCACCCGCTCCGTGTCGCCCGCGCCGGGCGCCACCGGCATCCGTGAGGACGACCCGATCACCTTGACCCTGGTGGATGGCGCGGCCCAGATCATCGGCGGCTCGATCCAGCTCCAGGTTGCCGGGAACGCAGTGACCCCCACGGTGACCCGCTCCGGCGAGATCACGACGGTTGCCTACACCCCCTCGCCGCTGCTGCCCTCGGACAGCCAGGTCAGCGCCACGGTGACCTACGGCGATGGCACCACCACGAAGACCCAGACATGGACCTTCACCACCCGTCCGCCGACCCAGCCGCCCGCCATCACGGGCCATTGGGACTTCGCGGAGGGCACCCTCGCGCCGACGGTCGGGTACGCGCTTGAGTACCCGAGTCCTGCGGCGCAGGCGGCGACCCAGTTTGGCACCGCCTCCAGCTTTGGCATCCCGGGCATCGGCGGTCAGGACGTTCCGGTGCTGCGGTTCACCGGCGCCGCCGCTCAGAACATCTACTTCACGATGCGACACAACGCCGCGCCCAACGGCGAGGGGCGCCTCGTCAACCTGTGGACCCTCATCCTCGACCTGCACTTCCCGGAGAACGGGGCGGGGTCGTGGTTCTCATTCTGCCAGATTGACAATCTGGACAACACCAACGACGGCGAACTGTTTGCGAACTTCGCCGACCGGCTCGGCAGCGGCGCCCCGAACGATGGCGGCATTGGCATTGGTGGTCAGTACACCAACACCGAGGATTTCGAGACCTACATCCAGCGCGGCCAGTGGCATCGGGTGGCGTTCGCCGTGGACATGACCAACGACAATGACTTCTTCGAGGCAGTGCTGTCGAAGTTCATTGATGGAAAGAAGTTCCAGGACCAGCTCCGGGGAACTGCAAACCTCGACCAGCGGCATGCGCTGCGGGACCGGCTCCTGCTGTTTGCAGATGAAGATGGGGAGTCCCAGCTCGTTTACGTCCACAGCGTCCAGATCCGGAACTACAAGATGACCGACGCCGAGATTGCCGCCCTGGGGGTGCCTGAAGCTGCGGGCATTCCCATCAACACGACTGTGATCAACCCGCCGATTCCGACGAATCTGGAAGCGACGGCTGCGGTTGCCAACGGGCAGTTCACCCTCACCTGGACTGGCGGGACCGGACCGTTCGAGGTGCAGCGCAAGGCGTCCCTGACGGATGCCACCTGGACCACGGTGGCCACCACCACTGAACGGACGTTCACGGCGCCGACAGAGGCCGACGCCGCGTTGTATCAGGTCGTCCAGTAA